One Halocalculus aciditolerans DNA segment encodes these proteins:
- a CDS encoding pyridoxal phosphate-dependent aminotransferase codes for MTDFSERVESISISGIRKVFESASADAINLGIGQPDFPTPTNARQAAVDAVESGRADAYTGNKGIPELREAIAAKHARDNDLDVDPDDVIATAGGSEALHIAMEAHVDEGDEVIIPDPGFVAYQNLTYLAGGEPVPVGLRDDLTLDPADVEAAITDDTAVFIVNSPGNPTGAVNPEADMREFARIADEHDVLCITDEVYERIVYEGEHRSPMEFAETDNVVLVNACSKAYSMTGWRLGWVTGSTRRIERMLRVHQYVQACASAPAQYAAAEALSGPQEPVGEMVEQFEARRDVLVDALRDMGLDVPSPQGAFYVMPEVPEGWVDEVLSRDVVVVPGDAFGAQGEGYARISYAASMDDIEAAIDVMREATAAVR; via the coding sequence ATGACGGATTTCTCGGAGCGCGTCGAATCCATCTCCATCAGCGGCATCCGGAAGGTCTTCGAGTCGGCGAGCGCGGACGCCATCAACCTCGGCATCGGCCAGCCGGACTTCCCGACGCCGACGAACGCCCGGCAGGCGGCCGTCGACGCCGTCGAGTCCGGGAGGGCGGACGCCTACACGGGCAACAAGGGCATTCCGGAGCTCCGCGAGGCCATCGCGGCGAAGCACGCGCGCGACAACGACCTCGACGTCGACCCGGACGACGTCATCGCGACCGCTGGCGGGAGCGAAGCACTCCACATCGCCATGGAGGCGCACGTCGACGAGGGCGACGAAGTCATCATCCCCGACCCCGGGTTCGTCGCCTACCAGAACCTCACGTATCTCGCGGGCGGCGAACCGGTCCCGGTCGGGCTGCGCGACGACCTGACGCTCGACCCCGCGGACGTCGAAGCCGCCATCACCGACGACACGGCGGTCTTCATCGTGAACTCGCCCGGGAACCCGACGGGCGCAGTGAACCCCGAAGCGGACATGCGTGAGTTCGCGCGCATCGCCGACGAACACGACGTCCTCTGCATCACCGACGAGGTCTACGAGCGCATCGTCTACGAGGGCGAACACCGCTCGCCGATGGAGTTCGCGGAGACCGACAACGTCGTGCTCGTGAACGCCTGCTCGAAGGCGTACTCGATGACGGGCTGGCGGCTCGGCTGGGTGACCGGGAGCACGCGACGCATCGAGCGGATGCTCCGCGTCCACCAGTACGTGCAGGCCTGCGCGTCCGCTCCTGCCCAGTACGCCGCCGCGGAAGCGCTCTCCGGCCCTCAGGAGCCTGTCGGGGAGATGGTCGAGCAGTTCGAGGCGCGCCGCGACGTGCTCGTCGACGCGCTCCGCGACATGGGTCTCGACGTCCCCTCCCCGCAGGGCGCGTTCTACGTCATGCCCGAAGTCCCCGAGGGCTGGGTGGACGAAGTCCTCTCGCGCGACGTCGTCGTCGTCCCCGGTGACGCCTTCGGCGCGCAGGGCGAGGGCTACGCCCGCATCTCCTACGCCGCCAGCATGGACGACATCGAGGCCGCCATCGACGTCATGCGGGAGGCGACCGCGGCCGTCCGGTAG
- a CDS encoding DsrE family protein — MQTVFHLGSADRAARALSNARNLLGDETVRVDAVAVVANGDGVRALLRRGEYREDVADLGGRVDFLACANSLDRYDLTPDDLADGVDVVSSGVGELTRLQSGGYAYVKP; from the coding sequence ATGCAGACAGTCTTCCACCTCGGGAGCGCGGACCGGGCGGCGCGCGCACTGTCGAACGCGCGGAACCTCCTCGGCGACGAGACGGTTCGCGTCGACGCGGTCGCGGTCGTGGCGAACGGGGACGGCGTGCGCGCGCTCCTGCGGCGCGGCGAGTACCGCGAGGACGTCGCCGACCTCGGCGGGCGAGTCGACTTTCTCGCGTGCGCGAACTCCCTCGACCGCTACGACCTCACGCCCGACGACCTCGCCGACGGCGTCGACGTCGTCTCGTCGGGCGTCGGCGAGCTCACCCGCCTCCAGTCGGGCGGCTACGCCTACGTCAAACCCTAA
- a CDS encoding ABC transporter substrate-binding protein, whose protein sequence is MTKQTRSTRRRYLQATGGALGAAGLTALAGCSGGGGSTESLSVAYMPIYPDMQHFVMEKEGYYDALDADVEATEFSDGPSIVQAYATGDYDVALFGVVPAMIVIDKTGFAKVTAANIQNAMQILARDEFAAMYDEQGKDAFAAWEAEKGEKFTFGTFPPGSVPDILLRYWLEQELGLDPGSDVNIESLGGAGPVRQALAAGKIDGTSIMEPVPTIANEKGMGYSSIAWAGDFMPGQPAAVTMMHDDLRNDRPELAKSFLEQHKKATAFTENNPDAAAKHASDVIGSDALPVDLARKAMDSPASDFISNPHQIESGTETFAAYANRLGKTSTELSVDQIFDYSLYDSVSE, encoded by the coding sequence ATGACGAAGCAGACTCGTTCGACGCGGCGGCGATACCTCCAAGCGACCGGCGGCGCGCTCGGCGCGGCCGGCCTCACCGCCCTCGCCGGCTGTTCCGGTGGCGGCGGGAGCACGGAGTCCCTGAGCGTCGCGTACATGCCCATCTACCCCGACATGCAGCACTTCGTGATGGAGAAAGAGGGGTACTACGACGCGCTCGACGCCGACGTCGAGGCCACGGAGTTCTCCGACGGCCCGAGTATCGTGCAGGCGTACGCGACCGGCGACTACGACGTCGCGCTCTTCGGCGTCGTCCCGGCGATGATCGTCATCGACAAGACCGGGTTCGCGAAGGTCACCGCGGCGAACATCCAGAACGCGATGCAGATTCTCGCGCGCGACGAGTTCGCGGCGATGTACGACGAACAGGGGAAGGACGCCTTCGCCGCGTGGGAAGCCGAGAAGGGCGAGAAGTTCACGTTCGGCACGTTCCCGCCGGGCTCCGTCCCCGACATCCTCCTGCGGTACTGGCTGGAGCAGGAACTCGGCCTCGACCCGGGGAGCGACGTCAACATCGAGTCGCTCGGCGGCGCGGGGCCCGTCCGGCAGGCGCTCGCTGCCGGGAAAATCGACGGTACGTCCATCATGGAGCCCGTCCCGACCATCGCCAACGAGAAGGGGATGGGATACTCCAGCATCGCGTGGGCGGGCGACTTCATGCCCGGCCAGCCCGCCGCCGTCACGATGATGCACGACGACCTCCGGAACGACCGCCCCGAGCTCGCAAAATCCTTCCTCGAACAGCACAAGAAGGCGACCGCGTTCACCGAGAACAACCCAGATGCCGCGGCGAAGCACGCGAGCGACGTCATCGGCTCCGACGCCCTCCCCGTCGACCTCGCGCGGAAAGCGATGGACTCCCCGGCCTCGGACTTCATCTCGAACCCCCACCAGATCGAGTCCGGAACGGAGACGTTCGCGGCGTACGCGAACCGGCTCGGGAAGACGAGCACGGAGCTCTCGGTCGACCAGATATTCGACTACTCCCTCTACGATAGCGTGAGCGAATGA
- a CDS encoding ABC transporter permease has translation MSERGTVGGRAPGVDRGASTTRQRVARGAAGTVAFLCVWWAAATQFPIYLLPGPVEVATAFGRQVASTATYTVPFTGTDVALSAVVTHLLQSLQHYLPGLFIGSTLGVLLGVLVGWFALVDDALTPVIRVLRPIPPLAWVAFAIVWFGIGHTGATFIVSIGAFWITFYNALSGVESVDREVLEAAASLGVHDHATMIRKVVLPAASPGIFTGLRTSIGQCWMIVVAAELVGPPGVGEEILIAAQNLALDVSVAYMLVISAVFLASDAAFRAVERGVLAWRT, from the coding sequence ATGAGCGAGCGTGGAACCGTCGGCGGGCGGGCCCCCGGCGTCGACCGCGGCGCGTCGACCACCCGACAGCGCGTCGCCCGCGGCGCTGCCGGCACCGTCGCGTTCCTCTGCGTCTGGTGGGCGGCGGCGACCCAGTTCCCCATCTATCTCCTCCCCGGTCCGGTGGAGGTCGCGACCGCGTTCGGCCGGCAGGTCGCGTCCACGGCGACCTACACCGTGCCGTTCACCGGAACGGACGTCGCGCTGTCAGCGGTCGTGACACACCTCCTGCAGAGCCTCCAGCACTACCTCCCGGGCCTCTTCATCGGCTCGACGCTCGGCGTCCTGCTCGGCGTGCTCGTCGGCTGGTTCGCGCTCGTCGACGACGCGCTCACGCCCGTCATCCGCGTTCTCCGGCCGATTCCGCCGCTCGCATGGGTCGCGTTCGCTATCGTCTGGTTCGGCATCGGCCACACCGGCGCGACCTTCATCGTCTCCATCGGCGCGTTCTGGATCACGTTCTACAACGCGCTGAGCGGCGTCGAGAGCGTCGACAGGGAAGTCCTCGAAGCCGCGGCGAGCCTCGGCGTCCACGACCACGCGACGATGATTCGGAAGGTCGTCCTCCCCGCCGCGAGCCCGGGCATCTTCACCGGGCTCCGGACGAGCATCGGGCAGTGCTGGATGATCGTCGTCGCCGCCGAACTCGTCGGGCCGCCCGGCGTCGGCGAGGAGATCCTCATCGCCGCGCAGAACCTCGCGCTCGACGTGAGCGTCGCCTACATGCTCGTTATCAGCGCGGTCTTCCTCGCGAGCGACGCGGCGTTCCGCGCAGTGGAACGGGGGGTGCTCGCGTGGCGGACGTAG
- a CDS encoding ABC transporter ATP-binding protein: protein MADVDAKVVVDAVSKRFEGRQTVQALDDVSFDVADGEFVCIVGPSGCGKTTLFRIIAGLETATAGAVHVDGDRVTGPSTDRGMVFQEYGLFPWRTVRGNVRFGLEQEDVTAAERDERVEEMLDLVGLRDAADQYPKELSGGMKQRVGIARALAVDPDVLLMDEPFASVDAQTRANLHTELLRIWRETAKTVLFVTHDVEEAVTLADRVVVLQPSPGRLKEVVPVDLDRPRDRTTSAFREYESRIRSLIGD from the coding sequence GTGGCGGACGTAGACGCGAAGGTCGTCGTCGACGCCGTCTCGAAACGCTTCGAGGGCCGGCAGACCGTACAGGCGCTCGACGATGTCTCATTCGACGTCGCGGACGGCGAGTTCGTCTGCATCGTCGGTCCCTCCGGCTGCGGGAAGACGACGCTCTTCCGCATCATCGCCGGCCTGGAGACCGCGACGGCGGGCGCTGTTCACGTCGACGGCGACCGCGTGACCGGGCCGAGCACCGACCGCGGCATGGTCTTCCAGGAGTACGGGCTCTTCCCGTGGCGGACCGTCCGCGGGAACGTCCGCTTCGGCCTCGAACAGGAAGACGTCACGGCCGCGGAGCGCGACGAACGCGTCGAGGAGATGCTGGACCTCGTCGGGCTACGAGACGCCGCGGACCAGTACCCGAAGGAGCTGTCCGGCGGGATGAAACAGCGCGTCGGCATCGCTCGCGCGCTCGCCGTCGACCCGGACGTCCTCCTGATGGACGAGCCGTTCGCGAGCGTCGACGCGCAGACGCGCGCGAACCTCCACACCGAGCTCCTCCGAATCTGGCGAGAGACGGCGAAGACGGTGCTCTTCGTGACGCACGACGTCGAGGAGGCCGTGACGCTCGCCGACCGCGTCGTCGTCCTCCAGCCCAGCCCCGGGCGACTCAAAGAGGTCGTCCCCGTCGACCTCGACCGCCCCCGGGACCGAACGACGAGCGCGTTCCGCGAGTACGAATCGCGCATCCGCTCGCTCATCGGCGACTAG
- a CDS encoding proteasome assembly chaperone family protein, with protein sequence MANVRVRNELDLDDPTLIEGLPGVGLVGKIATDHIVDQFDMTLVASVDCDGLPEVAVYREGETDVYPPVRIYGSEEHDVLALQSDVPVSRTAADDFATAVTDWLDEYGATPLYLSGLPHQAEDPGHVPEVFGVSTGDARHLLEKADVDLPPEEGVIGGPTGALVHQASLTDHDSVGLVVQADPQFPDPAASKQLIDNGIEPITDLTVDTDELVESAEEIQEQKQKLAQRMQQAAEEESSQAQPLRMFE encoded by the coding sequence ATGGCAAACGTCCGCGTTCGAAACGAACTCGACCTCGACGACCCCACGCTCATCGAAGGCCTCCCCGGCGTCGGCCTCGTCGGCAAGATCGCCACCGACCACATCGTCGACCAGTTCGACATGACGCTCGTCGCCTCCGTCGACTGCGACGGCCTCCCCGAAGTCGCCGTCTACCGCGAAGGCGAAACCGACGTCTACCCGCCCGTCCGCATCTACGGCAGCGAAGAACACGACGTCCTCGCCCTCCAGAGCGACGTCCCCGTCTCCCGCACCGCCGCCGACGACTTCGCCACCGCCGTCACCGACTGGCTCGACGAATACGGCGCGACCCCCCTCTACCTCTCCGGCCTCCCGCATCAGGCCGAAGACCCCGGCCACGTCCCCGAAGTCTTCGGCGTCTCCACCGGCGACGCCCGCCACCTCCTCGAAAAAGCCGACGTCGACCTCCCACCGGAAGAAGGCGTCATCGGCGGCCCGACCGGCGCGCTCGTCCACCAAGCCAGCCTCACCGACCACGACAGCGTCGGCCTCGTCGTCCAAGCCGACCCCCAATTCCCCGACCCCGCCGCCTCCAAGCAACTCATCGACAACGGCATCGAACCCATCACCGACCTCACCGTCGACACCGACGAACTCGTCGAATCCGCCGAAGAAATCCAGGAACAGAAACAGAAACTCGCCCAGCGCATGCAGCAAGCCGCCGAAGAAGAATCCAGCCAAGCCCAGCCGCTCCGGATGTTCGAATAG
- a CDS encoding RsmB/NOP family class I SAM-dependent RNA methyltransferase, whose protein sequence is MDALGRYEPIIEDFEAFLDACARPLPTTVRVNGIQSPPTRAVAALEAEGVAVTRREWSEDVLEVETAKPGNTWPYFHGWIHGQEEVSMVPPVVLDPDPGDAVWDSCAAPGGKASQLADLMDDTGLVVANDDNLGRVSALRSNLDRLGVSCAAVTNRDARRQTLDAFDVDAFDAALVDAPCTCEGTVRKNPDALDGAGPGASRNLGRLQADILRRGVESTREGGTVVYATCTFAPEENEAVVDAVLSEGDCELVEFDVGLDSRPGLTEWEGDEYDESLTRAKRFYPHLNDTGGFFTAKLEVTA, encoded by the coding sequence ATGGACGCACTCGGGCGGTACGAGCCGATTATCGAGGACTTCGAGGCGTTCCTCGACGCCTGTGCGAGGCCGCTGCCGACGACGGTGCGGGTGAACGGGATTCAGTCGCCGCCGACGCGGGCGGTCGCAGCGCTGGAGGCGGAGGGCGTGGCGGTGACTCGCCGCGAGTGGAGCGAGGACGTGCTCGAAGTGGAGACGGCGAAGCCGGGGAACACGTGGCCGTACTTCCACGGGTGGATTCACGGCCAGGAGGAGGTGTCGATGGTGCCGCCGGTCGTGTTGGACCCGGACCCGGGCGACGCGGTGTGGGATTCGTGTGCCGCGCCGGGCGGGAAGGCGAGCCAGCTCGCCGACCTGATGGACGACACGGGGCTCGTGGTGGCGAACGACGACAACCTCGGGCGGGTGTCGGCGCTCCGGTCGAATCTCGACCGCTTGGGCGTGTCGTGTGCGGCGGTGACGAATCGGGACGCGCGCCGGCAGACGCTCGACGCGTTCGACGTCGACGCGTTCGACGCGGCGCTCGTCGACGCTCCCTGCACGTGTGAGGGGACGGTTCGGAAGAACCCGGACGCGCTCGACGGCGCGGGGCCCGGGGCGAGTCGGAACCTCGGCCGCCTGCAGGCGGACATCCTCCGCCGGGGCGTGGAGTCGACGCGCGAGGGCGGGACGGTCGTCTACGCGACCTGCACGTTCGCGCCGGAGGAGAACGAAGCGGTGGTAGACGCCGTGCTCTCGGAGGGGGACTGCGAGCTCGTCGAGTTCGACGTCGGCCTCGACTCGCGGCCCGGCCTCACCGAGTGGGAGGGCGACGAGTACGACGAGTCGCTCACGCGCGCGAAGCGCTTCTACCCGCACCTGAACGACACGGGCGGGTTCTTCACGGCGAAACTGGAGGTGACGGCGTGA
- a CDS encoding DUF7122 family protein, which yields MSENRGDVVARLPATAADRDVAGRVTREEVVDYFADRFGVPEAHLEEYAYYEKGAGRIWAYHGDHAGGETQVEALGLPVLRTRQEFWKPTTTAAQKFGPLATECVIDLDDADADAFVGGDTVEVDWDGDWGYLFAQHTLPGGERAVMGVGLFTHGELKSMVPKGRRREK from the coding sequence GTGAGCGAGAACCGCGGCGACGTCGTCGCGCGCCTCCCCGCGACGGCCGCCGACCGCGACGTCGCCGGCCGGGTGACCCGCGAGGAGGTCGTCGACTACTTCGCCGACCGCTTCGGCGTCCCCGAAGCCCACCTCGAGGAGTACGCGTACTACGAGAAGGGCGCGGGCCGCATCTGGGCGTACCACGGCGACCACGCCGGCGGAGAGACACAGGTAGAAGCGCTCGGCCTCCCCGTCCTCCGGACGCGCCAGGAGTTCTGGAAACCCACGACGACCGCGGCGCAGAAGTTCGGCCCGCTCGCCACCGAGTGCGTCATCGACCTCGACGACGCGGACGCCGACGCCTTCGTCGGCGGCGACACCGTCGAAGTCGACTGGGACGGCGACTGGGGCTACCTCTTCGCTCAGCATACGCTTCCGGGTGGTGAGCGCGCCGTGATGGGCGTCGGCCTCTTCACGCACGGCGAGTTGAAGTCGATGGTGCCGAAGGGCCGGCGGCGGGAGAAGTAG
- a CDS encoding DUF790 family protein: MLTKDLLRVTRAGGGYTPRFTENAALAARVLGVYQGHRGETRGALADALDDLEGEAEDFKLVRGFAKLLDRDAVFETQSAVRPERARELAFREGERLGVVTDAERETALERASETLDTTPDALADALYADLDARQVLVDFDPRWDADALVSQYNLSLAQTALFDAVELRVETSEPRDLVLAVKRLGLLYEIEKTENGRVVVLTGPDAVFRKTRRYGTRFARLLRSVVNAEEFRVEATIDDRGTERTMVLTDDDPLRPPGVEPVVDVSYDSDVERDFATRFESLDLDWALEREPDFLDAGDHVMIPDFAFTHRYGDVRVYFEIMGFWTPEYVEKKLAQLDATEENLVVAVDESLGVGEDIEARDHRVVTYAGTVRVKDVVDVLRDHEADIVADAAADLPDELTPDDDVLDLDAYADRLGVPVDAVEDRAFPEHELVGRTLVRPAVLETLADDIDAGQSLDEAEDALDDYGLTDASAVLARLGYRVEWDGLTGGTVREK; the protein is encoded by the coding sequence GTGCTGACGAAAGACCTCCTCCGCGTCACGCGCGCCGGCGGCGGCTACACGCCCCGGTTCACGGAGAACGCGGCGCTCGCCGCCCGCGTCCTCGGCGTCTACCAGGGCCACCGCGGCGAGACGCGCGGCGCGCTCGCCGACGCCCTCGACGACCTCGAAGGGGAGGCGGAGGACTTCAAGCTCGTCCGCGGGTTCGCGAAACTCCTCGACCGCGACGCCGTCTTCGAGACGCAGAGCGCCGTCCGGCCCGAGCGCGCCCGCGAACTCGCGTTCCGCGAAGGCGAACGCCTCGGCGTCGTCACCGACGCGGAGCGGGAAACCGCGCTCGAACGCGCGAGCGAGACGCTCGACACGACGCCCGACGCCCTCGCCGACGCCCTCTACGCCGACCTCGACGCCCGACAGGTCCTCGTCGACTTCGACCCGCGCTGGGACGCCGACGCCCTCGTGAGCCAATACAACCTCTCGCTCGCGCAGACCGCGCTCTTCGACGCCGTCGAACTCCGCGTCGAGACGAGCGAACCCCGCGACCTCGTGCTCGCCGTGAAACGCCTCGGCCTCCTCTACGAGATCGAGAAAACCGAGAACGGCCGCGTGGTCGTCCTCACCGGCCCCGACGCCGTCTTCCGGAAGACGCGGCGGTACGGCACGCGCTTCGCGCGCCTCCTCCGCAGCGTCGTGAACGCCGAAGAGTTCCGCGTCGAAGCCACCATCGACGACCGCGGAACGGAGCGAACGATGGTGCTCACCGACGACGACCCGCTCCGCCCGCCCGGCGTCGAACCCGTCGTCGACGTCTCCTACGACAGCGACGTCGAACGCGACTTCGCCACCCGCTTCGAGAGCCTCGACCTCGACTGGGCGCTCGAACGCGAACCCGACTTCTTAGACGCCGGCGACCACGTGATGATTCCCGACTTCGCCTTCACGCACCGCTACGGCGACGTCCGCGTCTACTTCGAAATCATGGGCTTCTGGACGCCCGAGTACGTCGAGAAGAAACTCGCCCAGCTCGACGCAACAGAAGAGAACCTCGTCGTCGCCGTCGACGAATCCCTCGGCGTCGGCGAGGACATCGAAGCCCGCGACCACCGCGTCGTCACCTACGCTGGGACTGTCCGCGTGAAAGACGTCGTCGACGTCCTCCGCGACCACGAGGCCGACATCGTCGCCGACGCCGCCGCCGACCTCCCCGACGAACTCACCCCCGACGACGACGTCCTCGACCTCGACGCCTACGCCGACCGACTCGGCGTCCCCGTCGACGCCGTCGAAGATAGAGCGTTCCCCGAGCACGAACTCGTCGGCCGCACCCTCGTCCGCCCCGCCGTCCTCGAAACCCTCGCCGACGACATCGACGCCGGCCAGTCGCTCGACGAGGCCGAAGACGCCCTCGACGACTACGGCCTCACCGACGCCTCCGCAGTGCTCGCCCGCCTCGGCTACCGCGTCGAATGGGACGGCCTCACCGGCGGCACCGTCCGCGAGAAATAA
- a CDS encoding DEAD/DEAH box helicase produces the protein MPVALAYEDGTIRIDGRHDSLDGLPFVERDDRTDTYRAPAYRYPDLRAHLETFDVPVEDSVPDWERISVRSDYVLRDYQRDALDAWTDARRRGVVELPTGSGKTVLGIKAIESVDQSALVVVPTVDLLVQWRDELDAEFDCDVGQLGGGTQELEPVTVSTYDSAYLRADELGDHFGLVVYDECHHLGGEGFREIARFSAAPARLGLTATFERPDHAHETVETLVGDVVYRLSPDDLAGDHLAEYAVKRVDVPLTDEERERYDDAQGTFVEYLRTSNLSFSSGSDYMELVKRSGSDPRAREALLAKQEARRIVSESENKIRELERILDRHRGDRIIVFTASTDLVYRLSERFLLPAITHETNTAERRDFLDAFRDGTYSRIVTANVLDEGVDVPDANVAVVLAGSGSEREFTQRLGRVLRPKDDGGRALLYELVSADTAEENVADRRR, from the coding sequence ATGCCTGTCGCGCTCGCGTACGAGGACGGCACCATCCGCATCGACGGCCGTCACGACTCACTCGACGGCCTCCCGTTCGTCGAGCGCGACGACCGAACCGACACGTACCGCGCGCCCGCCTACCGCTACCCCGACCTCCGCGCGCACCTCGAGACCTTCGACGTCCCCGTCGAGGATTCGGTGCCCGACTGGGAGCGTATCAGCGTCCGCTCCGACTACGTCCTCCGCGACTACCAGCGGGACGCCCTCGACGCCTGGACGGACGCCCGCCGCCGCGGCGTCGTCGAACTTCCGACAGGGTCGGGGAAGACCGTGCTGGGCATCAAGGCCATCGAGTCCGTGGACCAGTCGGCGCTCGTCGTCGTCCCGACCGTCGACCTCCTCGTCCAGTGGCGCGACGAACTCGACGCCGAGTTCGACTGCGACGTCGGCCAGCTCGGCGGCGGCACACAGGAACTCGAACCCGTCACCGTCTCCACCTACGACTCAGCCTACCTCCGCGCCGACGAACTCGGCGACCACTTCGGGCTCGTCGTCTACGACGAATGCCACCACCTCGGCGGCGAAGGGTTTCGGGAAATCGCGCGGTTCTCCGCCGCTCCCGCCCGCCTCGGCCTCACCGCGACCTTCGAACGCCCCGACCACGCGCACGAGACCGTCGAAACCCTCGTCGGCGACGTCGTCTACCGCCTCTCACCCGACGACCTCGCCGGCGACCACCTCGCCGAGTACGCCGTCAAACGCGTCGACGTCCCGCTCACCGACGAAGAGCGCGAACGCTACGACGACGCACAGGGAACCTTCGTGGAGTACCTCCGCACCTCGAACCTCTCCTTCTCCTCCGGGAGCGACTACATGGAGCTCGTGAAGCGCTCCGGGAGCGACCCGCGGGCCCGCGAAGCCCTCCTCGCGAAACAGGAAGCCCGCCGCATCGTGAGCGAATCCGAGAACAAAATCCGCGAACTCGAACGCATCCTCGACCGCCACCGCGGCGACAGAATCATCGTCTTCACCGCCTCCACCGACCTCGTCTACCGGCTCTCCGAGCGCTTCCTCCTCCCCGCCATCACGCACGAGACGAACACCGCCGAACGCCGCGACTTCCTCGACGCCTTCCGCGACGGCACGTACTCCCGAATCGTGACGGCGAACGTCCTCGACGAGGGCGTGGACGTCCCGGACGCGAACGTCGCCGTCGTCCTCGCCGGCTCCGGGAGCGAACGCGAGTTCACCCAGCGCCTCGGCCGCGTCCTCCGCCCCAAAGACGACGGCGGCCGCGCGCTCCTCTACGAACTCGTCTCCGCGGACACCGCCGAAGAAAACGTCGCCGACCGCCGCCGCTGA
- a CDS encoding nucleotide exchange factor GrpE, whose product MNDDADAGQAVEEESPVESTLADRVAEYDEALAAEVEAVEAHERELEAEVADLREEVDETEERLKRVQADFQNYKKRAKKRQEQMEERATEDLVTRLLDVYDNLERALAEESGDYEGLKEGVKLTKGEFERVLENEGVEEIRPEEGAETDPERHEVMMQVESDAPAGTVAEVYRPGYEMGEKVLRPAQVTVSSRE is encoded by the coding sequence ATGAACGACGACGCCGACGCCGGTCAGGCCGTCGAGGAGGAATCGCCCGTGGAGTCGACGCTCGCCGACCGCGTCGCCGAGTACGACGAGGCGCTCGCGGCGGAGGTCGAAGCCGTCGAGGCGCACGAGCGAGAGCTGGAAGCCGAAGTCGCCGACCTCCGCGAGGAGGTAGACGAGACGGAAGAGCGCCTGAAGCGCGTGCAGGCGGACTTCCAGAACTACAAGAAGCGCGCGAAGAAGCGCCAGGAGCAGATGGAGGAGCGCGCGACGGAGGACCTCGTGACGCGCCTGCTCGACGTCTACGACAACCTGGAGCGCGCGCTCGCGGAGGAGTCCGGGGACTACGAGGGGCTGAAGGAGGGCGTGAAGCTGACGAAGGGCGAGTTCGAGCGCGTCCTGGAGAACGAGGGCGTCGAGGAGATTCGCCCGGAGGAGGGCGCGGAGACGGACCCGGAGCGCCACGAGGTGATGATGCAGGTGGAGAGCGACGCGCCGGCGGGGACGGTGGCGGAAGTCTACCGCCCCGGCTACGAGATGGGGGAGAAGGTCCTGCGGCCGGCGCAGGTCACCGTGAGTAGCCGTGAGTGA